The nucleotide sequence CAATCGCCTGTGCGATCTTGGGCATTTCCACTTCTTCAAGCTGACGCAGCTCTTCCTTCTTCTTTTCGTACCCTTCTCGCGAAATTGGCTGCCGTTCCATTGTCTATTCCTCAATCCAAATTCAAAAACCTGAGTTGGCGAGAGCCCGCTTCGAAGCGAGTGGGGCCCCTCCAACTCGCACCGCAGATCAACACGAAAAAGCAAGCACGGGCGACGGTGATGTCGCCCGTGCAATTCTCACTTCATCATCGATGGCCAACGGACCGGGAAGAATCCCCCCAGTGCACCAGGATCGAATCCTCATCGAACACTTTTCCGGCAGGGTTGGAAACTGCCGTTGGTCGCATAATGCAGCGAAACGCTGATCGCTTCTACAACATTATACCATCGCCCCAAGGGGACGCTATCCGACTTCGGTCCAACTTCCTGACTTTGCACTTTTCAGCACAGCATCGCAAATTTTCTGCGTTTCCAGGGCTTCCCGGAAGGTTGGCGAGACAGAGACACCTTTGTCGACACCTTGCAGGAAATCAGCGACGTGGTGAACAAATGTGTGCTCATAGCCGATCTGCAGACCGGGAACCCACCAGTTGCCCATGTAGGGGTGATCGCCGTCGGTGATATGGATCGACCGCCAGGCTCGCAGGTTTCCTTCATCACGGTGATCGAACCACTGCAGACGGTGCAGATCGTGAAGATCCCACTTGATTGACGCGTGTTCGCCGTTGATTTCAAACGTGTACAGTGCCTTGTGGCCTCGTGCGTAACGAGTCGATTCAAAGAGTCCCAGCGACCCGTTTCCAAACCGGCACATAAAGGTACAGGCGTCGTCGATACCAACTTTCTCGACCTTGCCCGTCAGCGTGTGTTTACGCTCCTTCACGAACGTTTCGGTCATGGCAGTCACGTTCTTGACGTCACCGTTCAGCCAGATGGCTGTGTCGATACAGTGAGCGAGCAGGTCACCCGTGACTCCGCTTCCTGCTGCGGCGGCGTCGAGCCGCCACAAGGCCGCGCCCCCTTGAGGCAGGTCCGCCGAGATGGTCCAGTCCTGCAGGAAGTTTGCACGATAGTGGAAGATTCGCCCCAGTTTCCCGGAATCGATCAACTGCTTGGCGAACGTGACGGCGGGAACGCGGCGGTAGTTGTACCAGACCGTGTTCAGTACCTTGGCCTTTTCGACCGCCTGGCACATCTCTTCGCCTTGCGCGGTATCCATGGCGAGTGGCTTCTCGCAGAGGATCATCTTGCCATTCTCGGCAGCAGCGATGGCAATGTCACGATGCAGGTTGTTGGGAGTACAGATATCAATCGCGTCGATATCTTTACGTTCGACCAGCTTGCGCCAGTCGGTTTCGATTGATTCGTAACCCCAGCGATCGGCAAACGCCTTGACCTTTTCGGCATCCCGCGCGCAGACGGCCTTCAAGACAGGATGATGCTCGGAATCAAAAAAGTGGTTGACTTTACGATAGGCATTGGAATGGGTTCGACCCATAAACCCGTAACCCACCATTCCGATTCGCAAAGGCTTTGCCATGATCTCGTCTGTCTCCTCAAATCCCGGGTGAGTCTTTTTTATTGGCGATTCACCCGGTTCCCCATGTCTAGATGAGAGATTGTCGTTGAATCTGCCGATGGGCAGGCATCATACGCAGTGCCCGTTGCCACCTGCAAACACGTCCTGCTTCCTGATGGCCGACATGTCTTCGAAGGCCCGGCGTCCGGTCCGGTGGAGTGATCTTCCTATTTCGGATTTCATTCCACTCGAATTCCACGAGGAAATCCAGTGCACCACGAATGACGTACGAATTCACCGTTCACAAGTTCGCAAGCGGTAGAGTTTCACCCATCGACATAATCGCGATTGTTCGGTGAGGGAAATCTCTGCAGAGACTTATTCGTCCCCCATGCTGACGAGGTGAAATCGAACGTAAGATTCATCTGTTAGTTATGTTACGGCTCGATCGACGACTCCATCAACGCGAGGTTTCATCGATCCGATCCGTTCTCTGTGACTGTTGGCAACTGCTGGACCTGGCGTCATTTCTCGAATTCCGGCCCCTGGGTGGCCTCACACCATTGAGTTCATTGGCAATTGGTGAAGTGAGGGAGAGGCGAGTTCGCACTCCACGGCTCCGTCCTTGGGAAAGAAAATGGAACGAGTTCGTCACCGTTCATCTGGTCATTCCCTCCGGTGACCGACGTCATCGATCGGCAAGAGGAAACGCGCCAAGATGAGGGTACATCAATCGCCCTCGACAGAAACCGGCCCCAATGCTGCGGCGTTGGCTGCAGACCTCATTGGGTATTGCGGGGACTGCATCCACTGCCCCTGGCGGCGACTATCTTAGGAGCCTCGGCTCCAGTTCTGCTTTCGTAATCGCGATGTCGGTCAGGCTTCCCGGCAGACCGTCGTGCGGGTATGTCAATTTTTTATGGTCCAGGCCCAGTGCGTGAAGCAGAGTCGCGTGCAGGTCGTGAACCGTTACCACATCCTGAACCGCTTTGTAGCTGAAGTCGTCCGTCTGGCCATGGCAATAGCCCGCCTTAAAGCCCCCTCCGGCCAGCCAGAGCGAATTGGCATGTCGGTTGTGGTCTCGCCCGTCTTTCCCCTGAGACACAGGCAACCGTCCGAACTCTCCGCCCCACATCACGATTGTGCGATCAAGCAAGCCTCGCTGTTTCAAATCGCGTACGAGTGCAGCACTGGGTTGGTCACTGCGGGCGCACAGTGACTTCAGCGTGGCGGCATTATTGCTATGCGTATCCCACGGCTGACCTGCCAGAAACAATTGGACAAACCGGACTCCTCGTTCGACGAGCCGTCGAGCAATCAGGCATCGGGTGCCATATTCCGCCGTCGCGGGGTTGTCGAGACCGTACATCGCTTTCGTTGCTTCTGACTCTTGCGACAGATCAAGTGCTTCCGGAACGGTCGCCTGCATCCGGGCGGCAATTTCAAAGTTGTTGATACGAGCCGCGAGTTCCGTATTGTTCGGGTAGGAGCGCAGGTGCGTCTTGTTCAACGATTCGAGCAGTTCCAGTTGCCTTGCGCGGGCTCCCGGGGTGATCCCCGCGGGAGTCGCAAGATTCGGGACAGGCGTCGTACCGGGACGGAACGCGGTTCCCTGATAGGCGGCAGGCAGCCATCCTGCGGTCCAGTTTCGGACACTATCCACCGGCATTCCCCCCGGATCGGTCAGCACGACATACGCGGGGAGATTTTGATTGACGGTACCCAGGCCATAGGTCACCCAGGAACCCCAGGTGGGATAGCCAGCCTGGAACTTACCGCTGTGAATCAATCGCAGTGCGGATTCATGATCGACAGACTCGGTTGTGACCGAGCGAATGAGCGTCAGGTCGTCCACGATCGTAGCGGTGTGCGGCAACAAGTCACTCAGTTCGATTCCTGATTCTCCGCGCGGTTCAAATTTGAACGGCGAGGCGAGCAGGTTCCCCTTCTGGCCGGGGAAGTGGATCTCGAGGTCTCCCTCGTATGGTTTGCCATCATATTTCGTCAGCTCGGGCTTCGGATCAAACAGATCCATCTGACTGGGGCCGCCGTGCTGAAACAGGCTGATCACCGCATCGGCGCGGGCCGGATGGTGCGTCCCCAGCGCTAAGGGAGAGCTTGAACTCCCCAACGGTGCCGCTGACGCCCGTTCCTGATTCAGCAGGTGGGCCAAAGCCAGTCCCCCGAGATTTCCCGCAGAATAGCTCAGGAACGCTCGGCGATTCGGAAGAAAATGTTCGGCGCAGTGCATGGCAATATCAACTCGCTGAGATGCTGGGCCAGATATTTATTCGATGTAGAGGAATGCATTGATCGAAAGTAACAGGTTTGTGAAATCGACCCAGGCCCGTTCCTCCGCATCAGCCTGACCAGGATATTCAGCAGGTTGCCGTTCGAGAAAGTCGATCGCAAAAGCTGACTCATCGGAGGTGGCAGGCCGACCAACCGCCAGTTCAAAGGCGTAGTCAATTCGTCGTGTCAGTGGTCCTTCCACGTCGGACAAGACCCGTTTTGCGAAAGCCGCAGACCGGCTTCGGACGAATTCCGAATTCAGAAGTTTGAGTGACTGCAGAGGAATGGTCGTCGGGATCCGCAGAGTGCAGTTGGCGACAATCGACGGTGAGTCGAAGACTTCCAGAATCCCCGGCACTTGAGTGCGACGTTGCTGGAGGTAGATGCTGCGTCTCAAGGCTCCGTCCGTCGCTTCCTTAACAACCACGTCCCCTTCCGCATCGTGCGCCGTGGGCACGTACGGACCACCGTGCCTCAGGTCCAGCTCACCCGCGATTGCGAGCATCGAGTCTCGAATGCTTTCGGCATCCATCCGATTCAGCGGGAATCGCCACAAGAGCTGGTTGGATGGGTCGATGTTCTCGCCCCTCTCGTGAGGGACGCTCGACTGGCGGTAGGCGGCGGAGTGGAGTATCAGGCGATGGAACGACTTTGCACTCCAGCCGCTCCGAATCAGTTCACTCGCCAGGTATTCCAGCAGCTCGGGATGAGTCGGTGCGACGCCGGAGTATCCCAGGTTTTCAGGCGTGGGAGCCAGCCCCGTCCCGAAGTGGTGCTGCCACCAGCGATTGGCTGTAACACGAGCCAGCAGGCTGGCGGCTCGCGAGTCGGGCTGCGTCAGCCAGCGAGCCAGAGCCAGACGGCTTCCGGTGGAACCGGTCACTTCCGGCGTCCGCCCCAGCAGCGTTGAAGGGTTGGTCTCCTCTGCCAGCACTTCCGGCGCACGAGCGTCAACTTTTTCGCTGCGGTTTTTGTAGACCCCGCGCTCCAGCAGGTAAACCTCGGGAGCTTCTGCCGACAGATCCATCGCGGCCGCGATAAGTCCCGGATGTCGGGGTCGGCGGGCTTCGATCTGGCGAATCTCAGTCTCGTGTTCCGCCCGCTTCCTGGCGACTCGCTTTGCAAGCTCTTCACGGAAGGCGAGTGCATCAGGAGTTGTCTCACCGGTCTCAATCAGGACGTTGTCGACGGTAAAACTGCGACCGCAGCAGTATTCAAACCCGAATCCGCCGTCGGGCAGGTCTTTCTCTGTGAGAGTGATCGACTGGGTTTCGACAGCTCCGTCGAAGACATGGGCCAGTTGGTACTTGCCGCCACCCATGTTTGTCACCTGCACTCCGTAGTTGTGGCCAGGGAGGCATTTCTGCTGACTGATCGATCCCACACCGCGGCTGCCGGTCCCGGGGTAGTCGACGTGAACCGTAACTCCACCCGACGCGGCCCCGTCCAGTAGAATATTACCCGCCACAGTATCTTCAGCGTCGTTGAAATCTCGCAGAGCGATCAGGAAACCGACGTAGTCGGCACCTGTCACCAGATCGAACGTGACGCGGATCCAGTTTCCTTCCTGGTCTGGTGTCCAATCGAAAATTTGTCGGGTGCTGCAGGCACGATCACCACTGCCACCGGACTCGATGATCTGCAGTCGGCCGTCAGAAGCCCTCGCAGCCGGGGCTTCAGTGGCATCAATGTTGATTGCGGGTTGCCCCGCCGGTGCGGCATCGCCCGGTGCAAAATTGGCCCACGTGTCAGCCAGTTTTCTGGCAGCCCCGTCGAAGTCATCGCGAAATACGGGTTTCCCCGCTTCTCTGTTCGCACGAATCCATTCGCGGTATTGCTCCCGAGCGGCTGCAATTTCGTCATTGATCTTCTGAATTGTTGTTTCGTAGGCCGCAATCTGTTC is from Schlesneria sp. DSM 10557 and encodes:
- a CDS encoding Gfo/Idh/MocA family protein, with the translated sequence MAKPLRIGMVGYGFMGRTHSNAYRKVNHFFDSEHHPVLKAVCARDAEKVKAFADRWGYESIETDWRKLVERKDIDAIDICTPNNLHRDIAIAAAENGKMILCEKPLAMDTAQGEEMCQAVEKAKVLNTVWYNYRRVPAVTFAKQLIDSGKLGRIFHYRANFLQDWTISADLPQGGAALWRLDAAAAGSGVTGDLLAHCIDTAIWLNGDVKNVTAMTETFVKERKHTLTGKVEKVGIDDACTFMCRFGNGSLGLFESTRYARGHKALYTFEINGEHASIKWDLHDLHRLQWFDHRDEGNLRAWRSIHITDGDHPYMGNWWVPGLQIGYEHTFVHHVADFLQGVDKGVSVSPTFREALETQKICDAVLKSAKSGSWTEVG
- a CDS encoding DUF1501 domain-containing protein, producing the protein MHCAEHFLPNRRAFLSYSAGNLGGLALAHLLNQERASAAPLGSSSSPLALGTHHPARADAVISLFQHGGPSQMDLFDPKPELTKYDGKPYEGDLEIHFPGQKGNLLASPFKFEPRGESGIELSDLLPHTATIVDDLTLIRSVTTESVDHESALRLIHSGKFQAGYPTWGSWVTYGLGTVNQNLPAYVVLTDPGGMPVDSVRNWTAGWLPAAYQGTAFRPGTTPVPNLATPAGITPGARARQLELLESLNKTHLRSYPNNTELAARINNFEIAARMQATVPEALDLSQESEATKAMYGLDNPATAEYGTRCLIARRLVERGVRFVQLFLAGQPWDTHSNNAATLKSLCARSDQPSAALVRDLKQRGLLDRTIVMWGGEFGRLPVSQGKDGRDHNRHANSLWLAGGGFKAGYCHGQTDDFSYKAVQDVVTVHDLHATLLHALGLDHKKLTYPHDGLPGSLTDIAITKAELEPRLLR
- a CDS encoding PSD1 and planctomycete cytochrome C domain-containing protein, which gives rise to MGRRTTLQPILSCIILFSFVTSGWGADAAPPGDLRSQTIQLIKSRCVKCHGPAQQEGGLSLALPSGIARGGHSGIAVIAGNPAESLLWQRVETDAMPPDEPLTQEEKELLRHWIAQGASGLPESVSPVADGDEHWAFQKLVPKEVPPVIDAPRVLTPVDAFLLKELEKAGLTLNTEADRRRLIRRVSLDLTGVPPTRDEIRLFLNDPHEHAYEQMVERFLASARYGERWGKHWLDAAGYADSNGYFGADTDRPLAFRYRDYVIRSINADKPFDRFIIEQLAGDELARIDRPGFDGSPETIELLEATHFLRNSPDGTDSSDGNEDEVRADRYAVLEGELQIIGSALLGITVQCARCHDHKFEPLRQKDYYQLQAVLFPVFNVDKWVTPNARQVTVGSPEQIAAYETTIQKINDEIAAAREQYREWIRANREAGKPVFRDDFDGAARKLADTWANFAPGDAAPAGQPAINIDATEAPAARASDGRLQIIESGGSGDRACSTRQIFDWTPDQEGNWIRVTFDLVTGADYVGFLIALRDFNDAEDTVAGNILLDGAASGGVTVHVDYPGTGSRGVGSISQQKCLPGHNYGVQVTNMGGGKYQLAHVFDGAVETQSITLTEKDLPDGGFGFEYCCGRSFTVDNVLIETGETTPDALAFREELAKRVARKRAEHETEIRQIEARRPRHPGLIAAAMDLSAEAPEVYLLERGVYKNRSEKVDARAPEVLAEETNPSTLLGRTPEVTGSTGSRLALARWLTQPDSRAASLLARVTANRWWQHHFGTGLAPTPENLGYSGVAPTHPELLEYLASELIRSGWSAKSFHRLILHSAAYRQSSVPHERGENIDPSNQLLWRFPLNRMDAESIRDSMLAIAGELDLRHGGPYVPTAHDAEGDVVVKEATDGALRRSIYLQQRRTQVPGILEVFDSPSIVANCTLRIPTTIPLQSLKLLNSEFVRSRSAAFAKRVLSDVEGPLTRRIDYAFELAVGRPATSDESAFAIDFLERQPAEYPGQADAEERAWVDFTNLLLSINAFLYIE